The following coding sequences lie in one Helicoverpa zea isolate HzStark_Cry1AcR chromosome 2, ilHelZeax1.1, whole genome shotgun sequence genomic window:
- the LOC124637094 gene encoding zinc finger protein 62-like isoform X1 — protein sequence MAETSTMNSDNKVEQSEQKEDMEGIKTEVEVLVKHEQLECVACATRSFECVDIYCTTTSASGAKLSTFMHKFTQVDLAGLQACSKFMCKSCYELINVLEQAEIEYVKLKETFEAILSKNPLFEAQLLQPVRMTAVKAEFEADDDEDYVCDNMDNDDSDDEPLAAQRKRKRYKVEKKKKKVSTNKRKARSKPNNESWSCEECGAKGTTGGDLSLAAHKLAVHTIDDPATMLPEVKIENSAEGSQSPLYNNGFGNGLKVEMDFEDDGDSLGVDDVSNDTLPVKKKHVGRPSKAKLIPAQTRKKKPKVVHQCDQCDAKYTSLSRLEQHKQKHDGSKPPYICEVCGAHYKHKRACDIHIALHKGISDWKCEECNKLFPSKNALQRHNNIHTGKLNYQCDLCGKSFIHTSSFKMHKLSHSGVKPHACDVCGLALMTRSHLKRHKRVHSGEKRHECPVCGKRFSERYNLAAHSKSHEAGSEEPAAAGAAAAPRRRLFRCAFCPERFERRYMLERHTAAAHGRTLERPPPTPRNTMSKLLKAQAQRRDHASNGTEADTKDDRSSDSRATPITPHKLIAQLTASATPLVQGTWNSSYAAEFLRHEYPH from the exons ATGGCCGAAACGAGTACAATGAACTCCGATAATAAAGTGGAGCAGAGCGAGCAGAAGGAGGATATGGAAGGCATCAAGACGGAGGTGGAAGTGCTGGTGAAGCACGAGCAGCTGGAGTGCGTGGCGTGCGCGACGCGCAGCTTCGAGTGCGTAGACATCTACTGCACCACGACGAGCGCGTCCGGCGCCAAGCTCAGCACCTTCATGCACAAGTTCACGCAGGTGGACCTGGCGGGCCTGCAGGCCTGCTCCAAGTTCATGTGCAAGAGCTGCTACGAGCTCATCAACGTGCTGGAGCAGGCCGAGATCGAGTACGTCAAGCTGAAGGAGACGTTCGAAGCTATCCTCAGCAAGAACCCGCTGTTCGAGGCGCAACTGCTGCAGCCCGTCAGGATGACGGCCGTCAAAGCGGAATTcgaagctgatgatgatgaagattatGTTTGTGATAACATGGACAATGATGATTCTGATGATGAACCTCTGGCAGCTCAGAGAAAACGAAAAAGATATAAAgttgaaaagaaaaagaaaaaagtttctacaaacaaacgaaaagCAAGAAGTAAACCCAACAATGAAAG CTGGAGCTGTGAGGAGTGTGGAGCTAAGGGTACTACGGGAGGAGACCTCAGCCTGGCTGCCCACAAGCTGGCCGTTCACACCATCGATGATCCCGCCACCATGCTGCCTGAAGTTAAGATTGAGAACTCCGCTGAAGG TTCACAAAGCCCTCTTTACAACAATGGCTTTGGCAATGGTCTTAAAGTAGAAATGGACTTTGAAGACGATGGTGACAGTTTAGGCGTTGATGACGTCAGCAATGACACATTACCTGTCAAGAAGAAACACGTGGGCAGGCCGAGCAAGGCTAAACTGATACCCGCACAGACTAGGAAGAAAAAGCCTAAAGTGGTACATCAATGTGATCAGTGCGATGCTAAATACACATCTTTAT CTCGGTTGGAGCAGCACAAGCAGAAGCACGACGGCTCCAAGCCGCCCTACATCTGCGAGGTGTGCGGCGCGCACTACAAGCACAAGCGAGCCTGCGACATACACATCGCGCTGCACAAAG GTATTAGTGACTGGAAATGTGAAGAGTGCAATAAGTTGTTCCCATCCAAGAATGCGCTGCAGAGGCATAACAACATACACACCGGCAAGTTAAACTATCAG TGTGATCTGTGCGGCAAGTCGTTCATCCACACGTCGTCGTTCAAGATGCACAAGCTGTCGCACTCGGGCGTGAAGCCGCACGCCTGCGACGTGTGCGGCCTGGCCCTCATGACCCGCTCCCACCTCAAGCGCCACAAGCGCGTGCACTCCGGCGAGAAGCGCCACGAGTGCCCCGTCTGCGGCAAGCGCTTCTCCGAGAG GTACAACCTGGCGGCGCACAGCAAGTCGCACGAGGCGGGGTCGGAGgagccggcggcggcgggcgcggcggcagcGCCGCGGCGGCGGCTGTTCCGCTGCGCGTTCTGCCCGGAGCGGTTCGAGCGGCGCTACATGCTGGAGCGGCACACGGCGGCGGCGCACGGCCGCACGCTGGAGCGGCCGCCGCCCACGCCGCGCAACACCATGAGCAAGCTGCTCAAGGCGCAGGCGCAGCGCCGCGACCACGCCAGCAACG GTACAGAAGCCGACACGAAAGACGACCGCAGCTCAGACTCCCGAGCCACCCCCATCACTCCTCACAAACTCATCGCACAGTTAA CAGCATCCGCGACGCCGCTGGTGCAGGGCACGTGGAACAGCTCGTACGCGGCGGAGTTCCTGCGCCACGAGTACCCGCACTGA
- the LOC124637094 gene encoding zinc finger protein 62-like isoform X2 — MAETSTMNSDNKVEQSEQKEDMEGIKTEVEVLVKHEQLECVACATRSFECVDIYCTTTSASGAKLSTFMHKFTQVDLAGLQACSKFMCKSCYELINVLEQAEIEYVKLKETFEAILSKNPLFEAQLLQPVRMTAVKAEFEADDDEDYVCDNMDNDDSDDEPLAAQRKRKRYKVEKKKKKVSTNKRKARSKPNNESWSCEECGAKGTTGGDLSLAAHKLAVHTIDDPATMLPEVKIENSAEGSQSPLYNNGFGNGLKVEMDFEDDGDSLGVDDVSNDTLPVKKKHVGRPSKAKLIPAQTRKKKPKVVHQCDQCDAKYTSLSRLEQHKQKHDGSKPPYICEVCGAHYKHKRACDIHIALHKGISDWKCEECNKLFPSKNALQRHNNIHTGKLNYQCDLCGKSFIHTSSFKMHKLSHSGVKPHACDVCGLALMTRSHLKRHKRVHSGEKRHECPVCGKRFSERYNLAAHSKSHEAGSEEPAAAGAAAAPRRRLFRCAFCPERFERRYMLERHTAAAHGRTLERPPPTPRNTMSKLLKAQAQRRDHASNGTEADTKDDRSSDSRATPITPHKLIAQLTSATPLVQGTWNSSYAAEFLRHEYPH, encoded by the exons ATGGCCGAAACGAGTACAATGAACTCCGATAATAAAGTGGAGCAGAGCGAGCAGAAGGAGGATATGGAAGGCATCAAGACGGAGGTGGAAGTGCTGGTGAAGCACGAGCAGCTGGAGTGCGTGGCGTGCGCGACGCGCAGCTTCGAGTGCGTAGACATCTACTGCACCACGACGAGCGCGTCCGGCGCCAAGCTCAGCACCTTCATGCACAAGTTCACGCAGGTGGACCTGGCGGGCCTGCAGGCCTGCTCCAAGTTCATGTGCAAGAGCTGCTACGAGCTCATCAACGTGCTGGAGCAGGCCGAGATCGAGTACGTCAAGCTGAAGGAGACGTTCGAAGCTATCCTCAGCAAGAACCCGCTGTTCGAGGCGCAACTGCTGCAGCCCGTCAGGATGACGGCCGTCAAAGCGGAATTcgaagctgatgatgatgaagattatGTTTGTGATAACATGGACAATGATGATTCTGATGATGAACCTCTGGCAGCTCAGAGAAAACGAAAAAGATATAAAgttgaaaagaaaaagaaaaaagtttctacaaacaaacgaaaagCAAGAAGTAAACCCAACAATGAAAG CTGGAGCTGTGAGGAGTGTGGAGCTAAGGGTACTACGGGAGGAGACCTCAGCCTGGCTGCCCACAAGCTGGCCGTTCACACCATCGATGATCCCGCCACCATGCTGCCTGAAGTTAAGATTGAGAACTCCGCTGAAGG TTCACAAAGCCCTCTTTACAACAATGGCTTTGGCAATGGTCTTAAAGTAGAAATGGACTTTGAAGACGATGGTGACAGTTTAGGCGTTGATGACGTCAGCAATGACACATTACCTGTCAAGAAGAAACACGTGGGCAGGCCGAGCAAGGCTAAACTGATACCCGCACAGACTAGGAAGAAAAAGCCTAAAGTGGTACATCAATGTGATCAGTGCGATGCTAAATACACATCTTTAT CTCGGTTGGAGCAGCACAAGCAGAAGCACGACGGCTCCAAGCCGCCCTACATCTGCGAGGTGTGCGGCGCGCACTACAAGCACAAGCGAGCCTGCGACATACACATCGCGCTGCACAAAG GTATTAGTGACTGGAAATGTGAAGAGTGCAATAAGTTGTTCCCATCCAAGAATGCGCTGCAGAGGCATAACAACATACACACCGGCAAGTTAAACTATCAG TGTGATCTGTGCGGCAAGTCGTTCATCCACACGTCGTCGTTCAAGATGCACAAGCTGTCGCACTCGGGCGTGAAGCCGCACGCCTGCGACGTGTGCGGCCTGGCCCTCATGACCCGCTCCCACCTCAAGCGCCACAAGCGCGTGCACTCCGGCGAGAAGCGCCACGAGTGCCCCGTCTGCGGCAAGCGCTTCTCCGAGAG GTACAACCTGGCGGCGCACAGCAAGTCGCACGAGGCGGGGTCGGAGgagccggcggcggcgggcgcggcggcagcGCCGCGGCGGCGGCTGTTCCGCTGCGCGTTCTGCCCGGAGCGGTTCGAGCGGCGCTACATGCTGGAGCGGCACACGGCGGCGGCGCACGGCCGCACGCTGGAGCGGCCGCCGCCCACGCCGCGCAACACCATGAGCAAGCTGCTCAAGGCGCAGGCGCAGCGCCGCGACCACGCCAGCAACG GTACAGAAGCCGACACGAAAGACGACCGCAGCTCAGACTCCCGAGCCACCCCCATCACTCCTCACAAACTCATCGCACAGTTAA CATCCGCGACGCCGCTGGTGCAGGGCACGTGGAACAGCTCGTACGCGGCGGAGTTCCTGCGCCACGAGTACCCGCACTGA
- the LOC124637094 gene encoding zinc finger protein 62-like isoform X3, producing MAETSTMNSDNKVEQSEQKEDMEGIKTEVEVLVKHEQLECVACATRSFECVDIYCTTTSASGAKLSTFMHKFTQVDLAGLQACSKFMCKSCYELINVLEQAEIEYVKLKETFEAILSKNPLFEAQLLQPVRMTAVKAEFEADDDEDYVCDNMDNDDSDDEPLAAQRKRKRYKVEKKKKKVSTNKRKARSKPNNESWSCEECGAKGTTGGDLSLAAHKLAVHTIDDPATMLPEVKIENSAEGSQSPLYNNGFGNGLKVEMDFEDDGDSLGVDDVSNDTLPVKKKHVGRPSKAKLIPAQTRKKKPKVVHQCDQCDAKYTSLSRLEQHKQKHDGSKPPYICEVCGAHYKHKRACDIHIALHKGISDWKCEECNKLFPSKNALQRHNNIHTGKLNYQCDLCGKSFIHTSSFKMHKLSHSGVKPHACDVCGLALMTRSHLKRHKRVHSGEKRHECPVCGKRFSERYNLAAHSKSHEAGSEEPAAAGAAAAPRRRLFRCAFCPERFERRYMLERHTAAAHGRTLERPPPTPRNTMSKLLKAQAQRRDHASNEADTKDDRSSDSRATPITPHKLIAQLTASATPLVQGTWNSSYAAEFLRHEYPH from the exons ATGGCCGAAACGAGTACAATGAACTCCGATAATAAAGTGGAGCAGAGCGAGCAGAAGGAGGATATGGAAGGCATCAAGACGGAGGTGGAAGTGCTGGTGAAGCACGAGCAGCTGGAGTGCGTGGCGTGCGCGACGCGCAGCTTCGAGTGCGTAGACATCTACTGCACCACGACGAGCGCGTCCGGCGCCAAGCTCAGCACCTTCATGCACAAGTTCACGCAGGTGGACCTGGCGGGCCTGCAGGCCTGCTCCAAGTTCATGTGCAAGAGCTGCTACGAGCTCATCAACGTGCTGGAGCAGGCCGAGATCGAGTACGTCAAGCTGAAGGAGACGTTCGAAGCTATCCTCAGCAAGAACCCGCTGTTCGAGGCGCAACTGCTGCAGCCCGTCAGGATGACGGCCGTCAAAGCGGAATTcgaagctgatgatgatgaagattatGTTTGTGATAACATGGACAATGATGATTCTGATGATGAACCTCTGGCAGCTCAGAGAAAACGAAAAAGATATAAAgttgaaaagaaaaagaaaaaagtttctacaaacaaacgaaaagCAAGAAGTAAACCCAACAATGAAAG CTGGAGCTGTGAGGAGTGTGGAGCTAAGGGTACTACGGGAGGAGACCTCAGCCTGGCTGCCCACAAGCTGGCCGTTCACACCATCGATGATCCCGCCACCATGCTGCCTGAAGTTAAGATTGAGAACTCCGCTGAAGG TTCACAAAGCCCTCTTTACAACAATGGCTTTGGCAATGGTCTTAAAGTAGAAATGGACTTTGAAGACGATGGTGACAGTTTAGGCGTTGATGACGTCAGCAATGACACATTACCTGTCAAGAAGAAACACGTGGGCAGGCCGAGCAAGGCTAAACTGATACCCGCACAGACTAGGAAGAAAAAGCCTAAAGTGGTACATCAATGTGATCAGTGCGATGCTAAATACACATCTTTAT CTCGGTTGGAGCAGCACAAGCAGAAGCACGACGGCTCCAAGCCGCCCTACATCTGCGAGGTGTGCGGCGCGCACTACAAGCACAAGCGAGCCTGCGACATACACATCGCGCTGCACAAAG GTATTAGTGACTGGAAATGTGAAGAGTGCAATAAGTTGTTCCCATCCAAGAATGCGCTGCAGAGGCATAACAACATACACACCGGCAAGTTAAACTATCAG TGTGATCTGTGCGGCAAGTCGTTCATCCACACGTCGTCGTTCAAGATGCACAAGCTGTCGCACTCGGGCGTGAAGCCGCACGCCTGCGACGTGTGCGGCCTGGCCCTCATGACCCGCTCCCACCTCAAGCGCCACAAGCGCGTGCACTCCGGCGAGAAGCGCCACGAGTGCCCCGTCTGCGGCAAGCGCTTCTCCGAGAG GTACAACCTGGCGGCGCACAGCAAGTCGCACGAGGCGGGGTCGGAGgagccggcggcggcgggcgcggcggcagcGCCGCGGCGGCGGCTGTTCCGCTGCGCGTTCTGCCCGGAGCGGTTCGAGCGGCGCTACATGCTGGAGCGGCACACGGCGGCGGCGCACGGCCGCACGCTGGAGCGGCCGCCGCCCACGCCGCGCAACACCATGAGCAAGCTGCTCAAGGCGCAGGCGCAGCGCCGCGACCACGCCAGCAACG AAGCCGACACGAAAGACGACCGCAGCTCAGACTCCCGAGCCACCCCCATCACTCCTCACAAACTCATCGCACAGTTAA CAGCATCCGCGACGCCGCTGGTGCAGGGCACGTGGAACAGCTCGTACGCGGCGGAGTTCCTGCGCCACGAGTACCCGCACTGA
- the LOC124637094 gene encoding zinc finger protein 62-like isoform X4, translating into MAETSTMNSDNKVEQSEQKEDMEGIKTEVEVLVKHEQLECVACATRSFECVDIYCTTTSASGAKLSTFMHKFTQVDLAGLQACSKFMCKSCYELINVLEQAEIEYVKLKETFEAILSKNPLFEAQLLQPVRMTAVKAEFEADDDEDYVCDNMDNDDSDDEPLAAQRKRKRYKVEKKKKKVSTNKRKARSKPNNESWSCEECGAKGTTGGDLSLAAHKLAVHTIDDPATMLPEVKIENSAEGSQSPLYNNGFGNGLKVEMDFEDDGDSLGVDDVSNDTLPVKKKHVGRPSKAKLIPAQTRKKKPKVVHQCDQCDAKYTSLSRLEQHKQKHDGSKPPYICEVCGAHYKHKRACDIHIALHKGISDWKCEECNKLFPSKNALQRHNNIHTGKLNYQCDLCGKSFIHTSSFKMHKLSHSGVKPHACDVCGLALMTRSHLKRHKRVHSGEKRHECPVCGKRFSERYNLAAHSKSHEAGSEEPAAAGAAAAPRRRLFRCAFCPERFERRYMLERHTAAAHGRTLERPPPTPRNTMSKLLKAQAQRRDHASNEADTKDDRSSDSRATPITPHKLIAQLTSATPLVQGTWNSSYAAEFLRHEYPH; encoded by the exons ATGGCCGAAACGAGTACAATGAACTCCGATAATAAAGTGGAGCAGAGCGAGCAGAAGGAGGATATGGAAGGCATCAAGACGGAGGTGGAAGTGCTGGTGAAGCACGAGCAGCTGGAGTGCGTGGCGTGCGCGACGCGCAGCTTCGAGTGCGTAGACATCTACTGCACCACGACGAGCGCGTCCGGCGCCAAGCTCAGCACCTTCATGCACAAGTTCACGCAGGTGGACCTGGCGGGCCTGCAGGCCTGCTCCAAGTTCATGTGCAAGAGCTGCTACGAGCTCATCAACGTGCTGGAGCAGGCCGAGATCGAGTACGTCAAGCTGAAGGAGACGTTCGAAGCTATCCTCAGCAAGAACCCGCTGTTCGAGGCGCAACTGCTGCAGCCCGTCAGGATGACGGCCGTCAAAGCGGAATTcgaagctgatgatgatgaagattatGTTTGTGATAACATGGACAATGATGATTCTGATGATGAACCTCTGGCAGCTCAGAGAAAACGAAAAAGATATAAAgttgaaaagaaaaagaaaaaagtttctacaaacaaacgaaaagCAAGAAGTAAACCCAACAATGAAAG CTGGAGCTGTGAGGAGTGTGGAGCTAAGGGTACTACGGGAGGAGACCTCAGCCTGGCTGCCCACAAGCTGGCCGTTCACACCATCGATGATCCCGCCACCATGCTGCCTGAAGTTAAGATTGAGAACTCCGCTGAAGG TTCACAAAGCCCTCTTTACAACAATGGCTTTGGCAATGGTCTTAAAGTAGAAATGGACTTTGAAGACGATGGTGACAGTTTAGGCGTTGATGACGTCAGCAATGACACATTACCTGTCAAGAAGAAACACGTGGGCAGGCCGAGCAAGGCTAAACTGATACCCGCACAGACTAGGAAGAAAAAGCCTAAAGTGGTACATCAATGTGATCAGTGCGATGCTAAATACACATCTTTAT CTCGGTTGGAGCAGCACAAGCAGAAGCACGACGGCTCCAAGCCGCCCTACATCTGCGAGGTGTGCGGCGCGCACTACAAGCACAAGCGAGCCTGCGACATACACATCGCGCTGCACAAAG GTATTAGTGACTGGAAATGTGAAGAGTGCAATAAGTTGTTCCCATCCAAGAATGCGCTGCAGAGGCATAACAACATACACACCGGCAAGTTAAACTATCAG TGTGATCTGTGCGGCAAGTCGTTCATCCACACGTCGTCGTTCAAGATGCACAAGCTGTCGCACTCGGGCGTGAAGCCGCACGCCTGCGACGTGTGCGGCCTGGCCCTCATGACCCGCTCCCACCTCAAGCGCCACAAGCGCGTGCACTCCGGCGAGAAGCGCCACGAGTGCCCCGTCTGCGGCAAGCGCTTCTCCGAGAG GTACAACCTGGCGGCGCACAGCAAGTCGCACGAGGCGGGGTCGGAGgagccggcggcggcgggcgcggcggcagcGCCGCGGCGGCGGCTGTTCCGCTGCGCGTTCTGCCCGGAGCGGTTCGAGCGGCGCTACATGCTGGAGCGGCACACGGCGGCGGCGCACGGCCGCACGCTGGAGCGGCCGCCGCCCACGCCGCGCAACACCATGAGCAAGCTGCTCAAGGCGCAGGCGCAGCGCCGCGACCACGCCAGCAACG AAGCCGACACGAAAGACGACCGCAGCTCAGACTCCCGAGCCACCCCCATCACTCCTCACAAACTCATCGCACAGTTAA CATCCGCGACGCCGCTGGTGCAGGGCACGTGGAACAGCTCGTACGCGGCGGAGTTCCTGCGCCACGAGTACCCGCACTGA
- the LOC124637094 gene encoding zinc finger protein 62-like isoform X5 yields MAETSTMNSDNKVEQSEQKEDMEGIKTEVEVLVKHEQLECVACATRSFECVDIYCTTTSASGAKLSTFMHKFTQVDLAGLQACSKFMCKSCYELINVLEQAEIEYVKLKETFEAILSKNPLFEAQLLQPVRMTAVKAEFEADDDEDYVCDNMDNDDSDDEPLAAQRKRKRYKVEKKKKKVSTNKRKARSKPNNESWSCEECGAKGTTGGDLSLAAHKLAVHTIDDPATMLPEVKIENSAEGSQSPLYNNGFGNGLKVEMDFEDDGDSLGVDDVSNDTLPVKKKHVGRPSKAKLIPAQTRKKKPKVVHQCDQCDAKYTSLSRLEQHKQKHDGSKPPYICEVCGAHYKHKRACDIHIALHKGISDWKCEECNKLFPSKNALQRHNNIHTGKLNYQCDLCGKSFIHTSSFKMHKLSHSGVKPHACDVCGLALMTRSHLKRHKRVHSGEKRHECPVCGKRFSERYNLAAHSKSHEAGSEEPAAAGAAAAPRRRLFRCAFCPERFERRYMLERHTAAAHGRTLERPPPTPRNTMSKLLKAQAQRRDHASNGTDHTPPYSVPRLCTDHY; encoded by the exons ATGGCCGAAACGAGTACAATGAACTCCGATAATAAAGTGGAGCAGAGCGAGCAGAAGGAGGATATGGAAGGCATCAAGACGGAGGTGGAAGTGCTGGTGAAGCACGAGCAGCTGGAGTGCGTGGCGTGCGCGACGCGCAGCTTCGAGTGCGTAGACATCTACTGCACCACGACGAGCGCGTCCGGCGCCAAGCTCAGCACCTTCATGCACAAGTTCACGCAGGTGGACCTGGCGGGCCTGCAGGCCTGCTCCAAGTTCATGTGCAAGAGCTGCTACGAGCTCATCAACGTGCTGGAGCAGGCCGAGATCGAGTACGTCAAGCTGAAGGAGACGTTCGAAGCTATCCTCAGCAAGAACCCGCTGTTCGAGGCGCAACTGCTGCAGCCCGTCAGGATGACGGCCGTCAAAGCGGAATTcgaagctgatgatgatgaagattatGTTTGTGATAACATGGACAATGATGATTCTGATGATGAACCTCTGGCAGCTCAGAGAAAACGAAAAAGATATAAAgttgaaaagaaaaagaaaaaagtttctacaaacaaacgaaaagCAAGAAGTAAACCCAACAATGAAAG CTGGAGCTGTGAGGAGTGTGGAGCTAAGGGTACTACGGGAGGAGACCTCAGCCTGGCTGCCCACAAGCTGGCCGTTCACACCATCGATGATCCCGCCACCATGCTGCCTGAAGTTAAGATTGAGAACTCCGCTGAAGG TTCACAAAGCCCTCTTTACAACAATGGCTTTGGCAATGGTCTTAAAGTAGAAATGGACTTTGAAGACGATGGTGACAGTTTAGGCGTTGATGACGTCAGCAATGACACATTACCTGTCAAGAAGAAACACGTGGGCAGGCCGAGCAAGGCTAAACTGATACCCGCACAGACTAGGAAGAAAAAGCCTAAAGTGGTACATCAATGTGATCAGTGCGATGCTAAATACACATCTTTAT CTCGGTTGGAGCAGCACAAGCAGAAGCACGACGGCTCCAAGCCGCCCTACATCTGCGAGGTGTGCGGCGCGCACTACAAGCACAAGCGAGCCTGCGACATACACATCGCGCTGCACAAAG GTATTAGTGACTGGAAATGTGAAGAGTGCAATAAGTTGTTCCCATCCAAGAATGCGCTGCAGAGGCATAACAACATACACACCGGCAAGTTAAACTATCAG TGTGATCTGTGCGGCAAGTCGTTCATCCACACGTCGTCGTTCAAGATGCACAAGCTGTCGCACTCGGGCGTGAAGCCGCACGCCTGCGACGTGTGCGGCCTGGCCCTCATGACCCGCTCCCACCTCAAGCGCCACAAGCGCGTGCACTCCGGCGAGAAGCGCCACGAGTGCCCCGTCTGCGGCAAGCGCTTCTCCGAGAG GTACAACCTGGCGGCGCACAGCAAGTCGCACGAGGCGGGGTCGGAGgagccggcggcggcgggcgcggcggcagcGCCGCGGCGGCGGCTGTTCCGCTGCGCGTTCTGCCCGGAGCGGTTCGAGCGGCGCTACATGCTGGAGCGGCACACGGCGGCGGCGCACGGCCGCACGCTGGAGCGGCCGCCGCCCACGCCGCGCAACACCATGAGCAAGCTGCTCAAGGCGCAGGCGCAGCGCCGCGACCACGCCAGCAACGGTACCGACCACACGCCTCCCTATTCTGTGCCGCGTTTGTGCACAGACCATTActaa
- the LOC124637137 gene encoding thialysine N-epsilon-acetyltransferase: MAQKYKDDEIRIRPARKEDMQAVAEMIQELADFEKMPKGPKMTVAELQRDGFERQPPSFQCKVAEVQRPGTAPVVGYALYFPTYSTWEGRSMMLEDLYVRTSQRRLGVGKRLFKAVANEASSTGCTRLDFHVLEWNPARTFYENKGAINLTNKEQWCYYRLGGDALKKLSLEPAE; encoded by the exons ATGGCTCAGAAATATAAAGACGATGAAATACGAATCCGTCCTGCGAGGAAAGAGGACATGCAGGCGGTCGCCGAAATGATTCAG GAGCTTGCTGACTTCGAGAAAATGCCTAAAGGGCCAAAAATGACTGTTGCTG AGTTACAACGTGACGGTTTCGAGCGGCAGCCGCCGTCGTTCCAGTGCAAGGTGGCGGAGGTGCAGCGGCCGGGCACAGCGCCGGTGGTGGGCTACGCGCTGTACTTCCCCACCTACTCCACCTGGGAGGGACGCTCCATGATGCTCGAGGACCTCTACGTCCGCACCAGCCAGCGGAGACTCGGCGTCGGGAAAAGACTGTTCAAGGCTGTTGCTAAT GAAGCATCTTCAACTGGCTGCACCCGTCTAGACTTCCATGTACTGGAGTGGAACCCAGCTCGCACCTTCTATGAGAACAAGGGTGCCATAAACCTGACCAACAAGGAGCAGTGGTGCTACTACAGGCTCGGGGGAGACGCTCTCAAGAAGCTCTCCCTGGAGCCAGCCGAGTGA